One Desulfatiglans sp. DNA window includes the following coding sequences:
- a CDS encoding acyl-CoA carboxylase subunit beta: SREFLGDGVVTGHGTVNGRQVFVFSHDMTVFGGSLSETFAEKICKIMDLAVKNGAPVIGFNDSGGARIQEGIESLAGYSDIFLRNVMSSGVIPQISIIFGPCAGGAVYSPALTDFTIMVKEKGYMFLTGPRVIKAVTHENVSTEDLGGAYIHTTRSGVAHHAVSSDHEAIEFVKDMLSYFPQNNRENPPFIESSDPSDRTDKELNRIIPEISSKVYDMKQIIKMTVDSSIFLEVHAKYATNLIVGFARYGGFPVGIIANQPRFLAGVLDNNASVKGARFVRFCDCFNIPVITFVDVPGFLPGTAQEYNGIIRNGAKMLYAYAEATVPKVTIITRKAYGGAYCVMSSKHLRGDINYAWPTAEIAVMGAKGAVEVLYNNYYSADHDVFLAEKEREYSELVANPIVAAKRGYIDDIIEPATTRPRVINALRMLKDKIDTNPVKKHGNIPL, translated from the coding sequence AGCAGGGAATTCCTGGGCGATGGTGTGGTTACAGGTCATGGGACTGTTAATGGAAGGCAGGTATTTGTCTTTTCTCATGACATGACTGTTTTTGGAGGCAGCCTTTCAGAGACCTTTGCCGAAAAGATATGCAAGATTATGGATCTTGCAGTAAAAAATGGCGCCCCTGTTATCGGGTTCAATGATTCTGGGGGTGCAAGGATTCAGGAGGGTATTGAAAGCCTGGCAGGTTATTCTGATATCTTCTTAAGAAATGTAATGAGTTCAGGGGTTATACCCCAGATCTCGATTATTTTCGGGCCGTGCGCAGGCGGCGCTGTCTATTCTCCTGCTCTTACTGATTTTACAATAATGGTAAAGGAAAAAGGGTATATGTTTCTTACAGGGCCAAGGGTTATAAAGGCTGTTACTCACGAGAATGTCAGCACAGAAGACCTTGGAGGCGCCTATATTCATACGACCAGGAGCGGTGTTGCCCATCACGCTGTTTCATCGGATCACGAGGCTATAGAGTTTGTAAAGGATATGCTTTCATATTTTCCCCAGAACAACAGGGAAAACCCGCCTTTCATTGAGAGCAGTGATCCATCTGACAGGACAGACAAGGAGCTCAACAGGATCATACCGGAAATTTCCAGCAAGGTCTATGATATGAAACAGATCATAAAAATGACGGTTGATAGCTCAATATTTCTTGAGGTGCATGCAAAATATGCCACTAATCTTATAGTGGGGTTTGCAAGATATGGAGGGTTCCCGGTTGGTATTATTGCCAATCAGCCACGGTTTCTGGCTGGGGTGCTTGATAATAATGCATCTGTTAAGGGTGCAAGATTTGTGAGGTTTTGTGACTGTTTCAATATCCCGGTTATTACCTTTGTCGATGTTCCGGGTTTTCTTCCTGGAACAGCACAGGAGTATAACGGGATCATCAGGAACGGCGCAAAGATGCTTTATGCATACGCTGAGGCCACTGTACCTAAGGTTACTATCATTACTCGAAAGGCGTATGGCGGGGCATACTGCGTGATGTCATCAAAGCATTTAAGGGGTGATATAAACTATGCATGGCCTACAGCCGAAATAGCGGTTATGGGCGCAAAAGGCGCGGTTGAAGTACTCTATAACAACTATTACAGCGCAGACCATGACGTTTTTCTTGCAGAAAAAGAGAGGGAATACTCAGAACTGGTTGCCAACCCTATTGTTGCGGCAAAGCGTGGTTATATTGATGATATAATTGAGCCGGCCACTACCAGGCCAAGGGTTATTAATGCACTCAGGATGCTTAAGGATAAAATCGATACAAATCCGGTAAAGAAACATGGAAACATTCCTCTATAA
- a CDS encoding HDOD domain-containing protein, whose product MKFLIVDDDSVSRQILIKLLSQYAECHEAKNGLEALSIYRKGWEDWAPFDLLTLDISMPEMDGKKVLQTIRALENEKKVPKDKRVKILMSSSQKDRETILACVQMGCDDYISKPFDREIILKKLHKLGISTPGEDTKVAGGEPVQKDSVSEFRDTITEEDKKMLKESIQRIVHRFKTGNIELPVLPQIIDDVRKVMISPNSTIDELAKAIEKDSVISIRIIAGANSPFYRGAEKITTLDKAIMRLGFRETGSIVNAITNKNLYDTKDPVLQSLMERQWMHSLASAYGAKSIAQRLQIDKADYLFLLGLTHDIGMVLLLRHLDSSFFDSDASKINEIYPVAKKVHAEFGAAIVKRWGFSDDFIKIILLHEGQGFNANTPKEALIVNLAFNMAYRLGYGIFDIEPDLAKLESTRLLSIGPDSFDEILNEIKDNITGASDIF is encoded by the coding sequence ATGAAATTCCTTATTGTTGATGATGATTCAGTAAGCAGGCAGATATTGATAAAACTACTGTCTCAGTATGCGGAGTGCCATGAGGCCAAAAACGGTCTGGAGGCATTGTCAATCTACAGGAAGGGATGGGAAGACTGGGCGCCCTTTGATCTTTTAACCCTTGATATCTCAATGCCTGAGATGGATGGAAAAAAGGTATTGCAAACTATAAGGGCGCTTGAGAATGAAAAGAAGGTTCCAAAAGACAAGAGGGTCAAGATACTTATGTCTTCAAGCCAGAAAGACAGAGAGACTATTCTTGCATGTGTTCAGATGGGTTGTGATGATTACATTTCAAAACCCTTTGACAGGGAGATAATTCTGAAAAAACTGCACAAACTTGGTATCTCAACACCCGGAGAGGATACAAAGGTTGCAGGAGGCGAGCCCGTACAAAAGGATTCTGTATCTGAATTCAGGGATACTATTACTGAAGAAGATAAAAAAATGTTGAAGGAGAGCATCCAGAGGATTGTTCATAGATTCAAAACCGGGAATATAGAACTGCCCGTGCTCCCTCAGATCATTGATGATGTGAGAAAGGTGATGATTAGCCCTAACTCCACGATTGATGAGCTTGCAAAGGCCATTGAGAAGGACTCTGTCATATCTATCAGGATAATTGCAGGGGCAAATTCGCCTTTTTACAGGGGTGCAGAAAAGATAACTACCCTTGATAAGGCAATCATGAGGCTGGGTTTCAGGGAGACAGGGAGTATCGTTAATGCAATCACGAATAAAAATCTTTATGATACAAAGGACCCGGTGCTTCAGTCTCTTATGGAAAGACAGTGGATGCACTCCCTTGCCTCTGCCTATGGCGCAAAGAGCATTGCACAGAGGCTTCAGATTGATAAGGCGGATTATCTGTTTCTGCTGGGACTTACACACGATATCGGCATGGTGCTTTTGTTAAGGCATCTTGACAGCAGTTTTTTTGACAGTGATGCATCAAAGATAAATGAAATATACCCTGTTGCAAAAAAGGTTCATGCGGAGTTCGGCGCTGCCATAGTTAAAAGGTGGGGTTTCTCGGATGATTTTATAAAGATAATTCTTCTTCATGAGGGCCAGGGGTTTAATGCAAATACACCAAAAGAGGCGCTTATTGTAAATCTTGCCTTTAACATGGCATACAGGCTCGGATACGGGATATTTGATATTGAACCTGATCTGGCTAAGCTTGAATCCACAAGGCTGCTCAGTATAGGCCCTGATTCATTTGATGAAATTTTAAATGAGATAAAGGATAATATTACAGGGGCGTCAGATATATTCTGA